GCGTGGATTAATTTAGGAAATGGCATACTTTTTCAACCTAGTGAATTTGCCAAGTATGGTGTTTCACTAGTGATAGCTTATTTACTGAATTTGCCTGCATTTACATTAGAGAATAAAAAAAATATTATATTAATTGCTTCTCTGATTGCGGTTCCTGTACTTATTATCTTACTTCAGAACGATACGGGTAGTGCTGTGGTTTTTCTGGCATTTTTTTTCTTGTTTTACCGATTGGGAATTTCAAATTTTTATCTTTTTCTTATGGTATATTCTATATTGTTGTTCGTTCTTTCGCTTCTTGTTAAGCAATATATACTTTTGTTAAGTGTTACATTTTTGTTTGTAATAGGTGTTTTCTTTTTCAGGAACCATAGAGAGGGTTTAAAAAAACTAATTTTTTCATGGATTTTTAGTTTAATATGGATAATAGCCACCAATTATATTTTTTTTCATGTGTTGAAGAAGCACCAGCAAGATAGAATTAATGTTTTAATCGGCAGAGAATATGAAGAGCGTGGCTCTGCCTTCAACATAAAGCAATCGATGATAGCCATAGGCTCGGGAGGATTAATAGGAAAAGGACTATTTCGTGGCACACAGACGAAATATAATTTCGTTCCAGCACAGCACACTGATTTTATATTTTCGGCTGTTGGAGAACAACTGGGATTCGTTGGATCTACTATTTTGATTTTACTCTATGTATTTATTTTAATCCGGATGATTAATCTAGCTGAAAAACAGAGATCTACTTTTTCTTTTGTGTTTATTTATTCAACTGCTTTGATTATCTTTATTCATTTCTTTATCAATATTGGCATGAGTATTTCACTCGTACCGGTAATAGGAATACCATTGCCATTTGTAAGTTATGGTGGATCTTCTTTATTGTCTTTTACGCTTATGTATTTCACTACCATCAAGTTAATTATGCATCGACATGAAACCTTATAATTGTTCTTGTGTAAAGCGTTTATTTATTGGAATTCCCGTAGCTGTTAGTATGTCTTTTAGAAATAATTTTTTGAAATTACGTGAGAAATTTAATGAAGTAATTATTGCAAACTGGACAAGAATAGAGCAATGGCATATCACTTTACACTTTTTCGGTGAAATATCAACAGATAAAATACCTTCAATTATCAATTGCATCAAGATATCCTATGAAAATTTAATTGCTCAGAAGGTTAATATTAAACAAATTGGGTTTTTTGGAAAAGTTAGTAATCCTCGAGTTATATGGTTGGGAATTGAACCAGATAAAGAAATTATCTTTTTTTCAAGATTACTTTCCGAATCACTTTATGAACAAGGCTACGAGGTGGATCAAAGAGCTTTTTCTCCTCATATAACCCTTGCTCGAATTAAGAGAGTCAAGGATTTAAAGGCTTTTCATGAGTTGATTAATGTCCATTTTGATGCTATTTTTGATGTTGTTGTGTTAGATAAAGTGGTTTTATATGAAAGTATCTTAAATTCTCATGGCTCCACTTATGTTCCACTGTTTACAATGTCATTAAAGGCTGTCTGAGATGAAAAGGGATGACGAATTAGATGAATTGTTTATTCAGAGATGCCTAACCTTGGCTCATGGTGGGATAGGACTTGTGGAACCCAACCCTTATGTGGGTTGTGTTGTTGTTAAAGAAGGAAAAATCATTGGGGAAGGGTTTCATTTTCAATTCGGTGGTCCGCATGCGGAAGTTCTTGCCATTCAATCAATCAAAGAGAAATCAAATTTCGATGACGCTGTTTTATACGTAAATCTTGAACCTTGTTCACATTATGGAAAAACCCCACCCTGTACCGATCTAATTATTCAAAAAGGTTTTCGACGTGTAGTTATAGCCATGGAAGATCCAAATCCATTGGTCAATGGGAATGGTATTCGTAGATTGAGAGAAGCCGGCATAGATGTAAAGGTGGGGGTATGCAAAGATGATGCTTTAAGACTTAATCGTAGTTTTGTGACTTTTCACAAGCAAAAACGCCCATATATTATCCTCAAGTGGGCTCAAACCAGAGATGGCTTTATAGATATTTTATTGACTTCCCGTCAAAGAAACAGCTATTGGATCAGTTCATCATTGACCGATATACTAACTCATAGCTGGCGTGCACGTGAACAAGCCATTATGATAGGTGCACATACTCTTTTGAAAGATGATCCCCAGCTAACCGTACGGCATTTTGCAGGAAGAAATCCTTTGCGAATCATTATGACTTCTACTTTAATTAAAGAAGAGCAAATCAAAAAATTTAAAATATATCAGGCTAAAAGTCCAATTTTAATCTTTAATCCTCATATTTCACAAAAAATTCAACATGTTGAATGGGTCAAAATACCTTTTAATCATGAGGTTTTAGAGCACATATGCGACGAACTTTATAAGCGTAATATTCAAAGCGTAATTGTTGAAGGAGGAAAGCAATTGCTTGAAAGCTTTATACGGTCGAATCTTTGGGATGAAGCCAGGGTAATTGTGGGGAATAAGCGATTTTATCAGGGTCTGGTCGCACCACTCCTCAATAACAGTAAATTAGTCAAAACTCGTTTTTTTGATTCGGATATAATTTTTTATTATAAGCCTTTGTGAAATATTTTATTTAATACTTTCTGTTTTATTTTCAACTTCTATTATCTTTATCTTCAAATTGATATTCGTTTGCAAATGAGCATTTGCTTATTATTAATATATCTCTATGTTGCTGGTGCATTTTTTATTGTTTGGAGAATCAATTCGTAGAGCTGTTTGGTTAAGTACTGGGGATTTTTCTCACGTTCCTAGTTTTTGTTTTGACATTTTACTCCCCTCAGCATAGGGAAAGAACATAAAGAAACCATTGGCTGTCCAATTAATTGTATTTGACCTGTGGAACAAATTCGCAGTGGTAAATTATTTCCATACATACATCGATTATTTTGTATATTTAATCATTGTATTTGGGGTTTCTTTTATAATGGGCTTAGCTGTTTTAGCCCTTACAATAGAATTTGACAGTTTAAAAATCAAATCATGGTGTTGGTAAATTGTTCTGGAAGTTTGATTGTTTTAGTACGTATTTTCTCTAAAGGGTATGAGTTCTTTTGACGACAGCGTTTTTTTCCGTGTTCAATGTAAGTATTGTATTTCTTGGAGCAACGAAAGGAATTTTCGTTTTTGGAGAGAAAAGTTTCAAAAGATCCATATATCTTTCTTTTTTCTTTGTTATATTTTTGTTCATTTTATGAAAACAAGTGTCCGGCAAATTGAAAGTAACGTATCGTTTGCATATCACGAAAAAAATAGTAGATTCATCGGCTTGGCATTTCCTATTTACTCTGAAAAAGAAGCACAAAATATGTGGAATGCTGTAAGAAAAAAATACTATAAGGCTGATCATTTTCCATATGCATATATTATTGGAGTCGAGAAAGAAATTCAAAAGAGTAGCGACGACGGAGAACCTTCTGGAACCGCAGGGAAACCCATACTAAACGTTTTGCTATCTAAAGATCTTACTTATACTATGGTAGTCGTAGTTAGATATTTCGGTGGGATAAAATTGGGAACTTCGGGATTGAAGAATGCTTTTAAAACAACAACACAATTTACGCTGGAATCAGCAAATGTGGTGCAGCGAATTGTTACAATGAAAATGGAATTGTTTGTTCCATATCAAAAAGTACATGTTTTTTATTCGTTCCAACAGCAGAAGAATTTCTTAATTCTCGAACAAGATTATCAGAGTTTAGAATCAAAGTTTGTTATAGCAATTCCTATTAGCTTTTTAGATGAATTGAAAAGTTTTTTTTCACTTCATAATTTCTTTTTTATAGAGAAAGAAATCTATTTGTGGTAATTTTGCAGTAAATGGGGTGAATGAAAGTATTGCTTATTCAAACAGCCTCAATCGGAGATACTATTTTGGCAACAGCTGCTGCAGGTTCTATAAAAAGTCTTGATCCTAAAGCTGAAGTGCATTTTTTATGTAAAGATTCCACTGTTCAAGTTTTAGAAGATCATCCTATCATTAATAGGATTTGGGTTTGGGAAAAATCTGGTAGCCGGAAATATTATAAGCTTTTTCGTCTTATTATGGAGCTTAGAAAGCATAAATTTGATGCTGCAATTAATTTTCAGCGTTATTTATCTACTACTTTATTGCTTATTTTACTTAGGGCTGACTACAAGGCGTTATTTCGATCTCATTTTCTTTCATTTTTTTTTAGATACTCAATCAAGCATGTTTTGTCAGGCCGACACGAAATAGATAGGAATCTTGAATTACTAAGATTAATTTTTCCACAAGCTTCCTTTGCTTTACCGGTGATAGCAATAAAAAAGCCAGAAAATTTTATTCTTTCTTTACCATACATTACTATCTTTCCCGGTTCTCTTTGGGAAACTAAGAAGACCCCTTTAGAGAAATGGATAGAACTGATTGGCTTGTTGCCCGAAGATATGACTGTATACATCATGGGAAGTAAGTCAGAAGAGAATTTAGCGGAATTGATAGTTGAAAATGTTAGACGAGAA
This is a stretch of genomic DNA from Bacteroidales bacterium. It encodes these proteins:
- the rodA gene encoding rod shape-determining protein RodA produces the protein MSDKILNIRQLDIWLMITYLVLVAIGWLSIFSSTYAGEDFDFLNLSKPYGKQSLWIIVSLVIAIIILLLDVKIIVKMAFPFYWLVLVTLVLTLLIGSIISGNKAWINLGNGILFQPSEFAKYGVSLVIAYLLNLPAFTLENKKNIILIASLIAVPVLIILLQNDTGSAVVFLAFFFLFYRLGISNFYLFLMVYSILLFVLSLLVKQYILLLSVTFLFVIGVFFFRNHREGLKKLIFSWIFSLIWIIATNYIFFHVLKKHQQDRINVLIGREYEERGSAFNIKQSMIAIGSGGLIGKGLFRGTQTKYNFVPAQHTDFIFSAVGEQLGFVGSTILILLYVFILIRMINLAEKQRSTFSFVFIYSTALIIFIHFFINIGMSISLVPVIGIPLPFVSYGGSSLLSFTLMYFTTIKLIMHRHETL
- the thpR gene encoding RNA 2',3'-cyclic phosphodiesterase — its product is MKPYNCSCVKRLFIGIPVAVSMSFRNNFLKLREKFNEVIIANWTRIEQWHITLHFFGEISTDKIPSIINCIKISYENLIAQKVNIKQIGFFGKVSNPRVIWLGIEPDKEIIFFSRLLSESLYEQGYEVDQRAFSPHITLARIKRVKDLKAFHELINVHFDAIFDVVVLDKVVLYESILNSHGSTYVPLFTMSLKAV
- the ribD gene encoding bifunctional diaminohydroxyphosphoribosylaminopyrimidine deaminase/5-amino-6-(5-phosphoribosylamino)uracil reductase RibD translates to MKRDDELDELFIQRCLTLAHGGIGLVEPNPYVGCVVVKEGKIIGEGFHFQFGGPHAEVLAIQSIKEKSNFDDAVLYVNLEPCSHYGKTPPCTDLIIQKGFRRVVIAMEDPNPLVNGNGIRRLREAGIDVKVGVCKDDALRLNRSFVTFHKQKRPYIILKWAQTRDGFIDILLTSRQRNSYWISSSLTDILTHSWRAREQAIMIGAHTLLKDDPQLTVRHFAGRNPLRIIMTSTLIKEEQIKKFKIYQAKSPILIFNPHISQKIQHVEWVKIPFNHEVLEHICDELYKRNIQSVIVEGGKQLLESFIRSNLWDEARVIVGNKRFYQGLVAPLLNNSKLVKTRFFDSDIIFYYKPL
- a CDS encoding YigZ family protein, whose translation is MKTSVRQIESNVSFAYHEKNSRFIGLAFPIYSEKEAQNMWNAVRKKYYKADHFPYAYIIGVEKEIQKSSDDGEPSGTAGKPILNVLLSKDLTYTMVVVVRYFGGIKLGTSGLKNAFKTTTQFTLESANVVQRIVTMKMELFVPYQKVHVFYSFQQQKNFLILEQDYQSLESKFVIAIPISFLDELKSFFSLHNFFFIEKEIYLW
- a CDS encoding glycosyltransferase family 9 protein, giving the protein MKVLLIQTASIGDTILATAAAGSIKSLDPKAEVHFLCKDSTVQVLEDHPIINRIWVWEKSGSRKYYKLFRLIMELRKHKFDAAINFQRYLSTTLLLILLRADYKALFRSHFLSFFFRYSIKHVLSGRHEIDRNLELLRLIFPQASFALPVIAIKKPENFILSLPYITIFPGSLWETKKTPLEKWIELIGLLPEDMTVYIMGSKSEENLAELIVENVRRENVYNLCGKFSLREVAFIMKYAVMNYTNDSAPTHLATATGASVTTVFCSTVPDFGFYPISPKSYVVEVQEKLNCRPCGIHGKRQCPKKHFDCGKKIDVNQLLQNLPT